One part of the Vogesella sp. LIG4 genome encodes these proteins:
- the mmuM gene encoding homocysteine S-methyltransferase has translation MRDPFTVFGSSPVVLDGAMASELERRGCDLNDALWSARVLIEQPQLIRDVHYDYFLAGADVATTASYQASFPGFARRGIDAGEAARLMRLSVELAQAARDAFWADEHNRVGRTRPLVAASVGPYGAMLADGSEYRGHYGLSEQQLVDFHRPRIAALLAAGPDLLACETIPCQQEALALARLLRDEFPQAAAWISFSCRDDANLSEGTPLADAIAALQPFAQAVAVGVNCTAPRHIAPLLQAAAQASGKRLLTYPNSGETYDPVSKTWHDSNEPQAFADAARQWRAAGASCIGGCCRTTPDDIRALAAWLRGSRGQGTA, from the coding sequence ATGCGCGACCCGTTCACCGTATTCGGCAGCAGCCCCGTCGTGCTGGACGGCGCCATGGCCTCGGAACTGGAGCGCCGTGGCTGCGACCTGAACGATGCGCTGTGGTCGGCGCGGGTGCTGATCGAGCAGCCGCAGCTGATTCGCGATGTGCACTACGACTACTTCCTGGCCGGCGCCGACGTGGCCACTACTGCCAGCTACCAGGCGAGCTTCCCCGGCTTTGCCCGTCGTGGCATTGATGCCGGTGAGGCTGCGCGGCTGATGCGGCTGTCGGTGGAGCTGGCGCAGGCGGCGCGCGACGCGTTCTGGGCCGACGAGCACAACAGGGTTGGCCGCACGCGCCCGCTGGTGGCGGCCTCGGTGGGCCCTTACGGCGCCATGCTGGCCGACGGCTCGGAATACCGCGGCCACTATGGCCTCTCCGAGCAGCAGCTGGTGGACTTTCATCGCCCGCGCATCGCCGCACTGCTGGCGGCCGGGCCGGACTTGCTGGCCTGCGAGACCATTCCCTGCCAGCAGGAGGCGCTGGCACTGGCGCGGCTGCTGCGGGACGAGTTTCCGCAGGCTGCGGCGTGGATCAGCTTCTCCTGCCGCGACGATGCCAATCTGAGCGAAGGCACTCCTCTGGCCGATGCTATCGCCGCGCTGCAGCCATTCGCCCAGGCGGTGGCGGTAGGGGTGAACTGCACCGCGCCGCGCCACATCGCGCCCTTGTTGCAGGCGGCGGCACAGGCCAGCGGCAAGCGGCTGCTGACCTATCCGAACTCCGGTGAAACCTACGACCCGGTGAGCAAGACCTGGCACGACAGCAACGAACCGCAGGCATTTGCCGATGCCGCCCGCCAGTGGCGCGCGGCCGGCGCCAGTTGTATTGGCGGCTGCTGCCGCACCACGCCGGACGACATTCGCGCGCTGGCCGCCTGGCTGCGCGGCAGCCGAGGGCAGGGTACTGCATGA